A genomic segment from Vanacampus margaritifer isolate UIUO_Vmar chromosome 3, RoL_Vmar_1.0, whole genome shotgun sequence encodes:
- the rchy1 gene encoding RING finger and CHY zinc finger domain-containing protein 1 isoform X1, with protein sequence MTLRQIKRSHAKNSSQHMDGIKNSTAPCCGKLYVCRLCHDAEENHQMDRFKVEEVQCSECQTLQQAQQACQQCHVQFGEYYCDICHLFDKDKKQYHCHPCGICRIGPREKYFHCEKCNLCLAQDLQGNHKVIISCVENVSRQNCPVCMEDIHTSRIGAHVLPCGHLLHKSCFDDMVNTSAYRCPLCMHSVWNMEEHWNQMDKEIAQSPMPTEYQGTTVKIMCNDCQAHCTVPFHVLGMKCAGCGSYNTAQDGGLIQQPQQQPQQQHPEPENDNDTDTNAEQQHDQSESASPH encoded by the exons GCACCTTGCTGTGGTAAACTGTATGTGTGTAGGCTGTGCCATGATGCAGAGGAGAACCACCAGATGGACCGATTTAAAGTGGAGGAGGTGCAATGTTCTGAGTGTCAAACATTACAGCAG GCACAACAGGCATGCCAACAGTGTCATGTGCAATTTGGGGAGTATTACTGTGACATTTGCCACTTGTTTGACAAAGATAAAAAACAGTACCACTGTCATCCCTGTGGCATATGTAG GATCGGGCCAAGAGAGAAGTATTTCCATTGTGAGAAGTGCAATTTGTGTTTAGCGCAGGACCTGCAAGGGAACCACAAAGTGATTATCAGT tGTGTTGAGAATGTTTCCAGGCAGAACTGCCCAGTGTGTATGGAG GATATCCACACGTCTCGAATTGGGGCACACGTTCTTCCCTGTGGTCACCTTCTCCATAA GAGCTGTTTTGATGACATGGTCAATACTAG TGCTTATCGCTGCCCTCTTTGCATGCACTCTGTCTGGAACATGGAAGAACACTGGAATCAGATGGACAAAGAGATTGCCCAGTCACCGATGCCCACTGAGTACCAGGGCACCACTGTCAAA ATTATGTGCAATGACTGCCAAGCCCACTGTACAGTGCCTTTTCatgtcctggggatgaagtgtGCTGGCTGCGGCTCCTATAACACTGCACAGGATGGAGGACTCATTCAGCAGCCTCAACAGCAGCCTCAACAGCAGCATCCAGAGCCAGAGAATGACAATGATACAGATACAAATGCAGAGCAGCAACATGATCAATCTGAGTCAGCTTCGCCACATTAG
- the rchy1 gene encoding RING finger and CHY zinc finger domain-containing protein 1 isoform X4 encodes MMPFCTIPIMEARSPLYAPCCGKLYVCRLCHDAEENHQMDRFKVEEVQCSECQTLQQAQQACQQCHVQFGEYYCDICHLFDKDKKQYHCHPCGICRIGPREKYFHCEKCNLCLAQDLQGNHKVIISCVENVSRQNCPVCMEDIHTSRIGAHVLPCGHLLHKSCFDDMVNTSAYRCPLCMHSVWNMEEHWNQMDKEIAQSPMPTEYQGTTVKIMCNDCQAHCTVPFHVLGMKCAGCGSYNTAQDGGLIQQPQQQPQQQHPEPENDNDTDTNAEQQHDQSESASPH; translated from the exons GCACCTTGCTGTGGTAAACTGTATGTGTGTAGGCTGTGCCATGATGCAGAGGAGAACCACCAGATGGACCGATTTAAAGTGGAGGAGGTGCAATGTTCTGAGTGTCAAACATTACAGCAG GCACAACAGGCATGCCAACAGTGTCATGTGCAATTTGGGGAGTATTACTGTGACATTTGCCACTTGTTTGACAAAGATAAAAAACAGTACCACTGTCATCCCTGTGGCATATGTAG GATCGGGCCAAGAGAGAAGTATTTCCATTGTGAGAAGTGCAATTTGTGTTTAGCGCAGGACCTGCAAGGGAACCACAAAGTGATTATCAGT tGTGTTGAGAATGTTTCCAGGCAGAACTGCCCAGTGTGTATGGAG GATATCCACACGTCTCGAATTGGGGCACACGTTCTTCCCTGTGGTCACCTTCTCCATAA GAGCTGTTTTGATGACATGGTCAATACTAG TGCTTATCGCTGCCCTCTTTGCATGCACTCTGTCTGGAACATGGAAGAACACTGGAATCAGATGGACAAAGAGATTGCCCAGTCACCGATGCCCACTGAGTACCAGGGCACCACTGTCAAA ATTATGTGCAATGACTGCCAAGCCCACTGTACAGTGCCTTTTCatgtcctggggatgaagtgtGCTGGCTGCGGCTCCTATAACACTGCACAGGATGGAGGACTCATTCAGCAGCCTCAACAGCAGCCTCAACAGCAGCATCCAGAGCCAGAGAATGACAATGATACAGATACAAATGCAGAGCAGCAACATGATCAATCTGAGTCAGCTTCGCCACATTAG
- the rchy1 gene encoding RING finger and CHY zinc finger domain-containing protein 1 isoform X2 has translation MTLRQIKRSHAKNSSQHMDGIKNSTAPCCGKLYVCRLCHDAEENHQMDRFKVEEVQCSECQTLQQAQQACQQCHVQFGEYYCDICHLFDKDKKQYHCHPCGICRIGPREKYFHCEKCNLCLAQDLQGNHKCVENVSRQNCPVCMEDIHTSRIGAHVLPCGHLLHKSCFDDMVNTSAYRCPLCMHSVWNMEEHWNQMDKEIAQSPMPTEYQGTTVKIMCNDCQAHCTVPFHVLGMKCAGCGSYNTAQDGGLIQQPQQQPQQQHPEPENDNDTDTNAEQQHDQSESASPH, from the exons GCACCTTGCTGTGGTAAACTGTATGTGTGTAGGCTGTGCCATGATGCAGAGGAGAACCACCAGATGGACCGATTTAAAGTGGAGGAGGTGCAATGTTCTGAGTGTCAAACATTACAGCAG GCACAACAGGCATGCCAACAGTGTCATGTGCAATTTGGGGAGTATTACTGTGACATTTGCCACTTGTTTGACAAAGATAAAAAACAGTACCACTGTCATCCCTGTGGCATATGTAG GATCGGGCCAAGAGAGAAGTATTTCCATTGTGAGAAGTGCAATTTGTGTTTAGCGCAGGACCTGCAAGGGAACCACAAA tGTGTTGAGAATGTTTCCAGGCAGAACTGCCCAGTGTGTATGGAG GATATCCACACGTCTCGAATTGGGGCACACGTTCTTCCCTGTGGTCACCTTCTCCATAA GAGCTGTTTTGATGACATGGTCAATACTAG TGCTTATCGCTGCCCTCTTTGCATGCACTCTGTCTGGAACATGGAAGAACACTGGAATCAGATGGACAAAGAGATTGCCCAGTCACCGATGCCCACTGAGTACCAGGGCACCACTGTCAAA ATTATGTGCAATGACTGCCAAGCCCACTGTACAGTGCCTTTTCatgtcctggggatgaagtgtGCTGGCTGCGGCTCCTATAACACTGCACAGGATGGAGGACTCATTCAGCAGCCTCAACAGCAGCCTCAACAGCAGCATCCAGAGCCAGAGAATGACAATGATACAGATACAAATGCAGAGCAGCAACATGATCAATCTGAGTCAGCTTCGCCACATTAG
- the rchy1 gene encoding RING finger and CHY zinc finger domain-containing protein 1 isoform X3, with the protein MAARVGCEHYARSCLLKAPCCGKLYVCRLCHDAEENHQMDRFKVEEVQCSECQTLQQAQQACQQCHVQFGEYYCDICHLFDKDKKQYHCHPCGICRIGPREKYFHCEKCNLCLAQDLQGNHKVIISCVENVSRQNCPVCMEDIHTSRIGAHVLPCGHLLHKSCFDDMVNTSAYRCPLCMHSVWNMEEHWNQMDKEIAQSPMPTEYQGTTVKIMCNDCQAHCTVPFHVLGMKCAGCGSYNTAQDGGLIQQPQQQPQQQHPEPENDNDTDTNAEQQHDQSESASPH; encoded by the exons GCACCTTGCTGTGGTAAACTGTATGTGTGTAGGCTGTGCCATGATGCAGAGGAGAACCACCAGATGGACCGATTTAAAGTGGAGGAGGTGCAATGTTCTGAGTGTCAAACATTACAGCAG GCACAACAGGCATGCCAACAGTGTCATGTGCAATTTGGGGAGTATTACTGTGACATTTGCCACTTGTTTGACAAAGATAAAAAACAGTACCACTGTCATCCCTGTGGCATATGTAG GATCGGGCCAAGAGAGAAGTATTTCCATTGTGAGAAGTGCAATTTGTGTTTAGCGCAGGACCTGCAAGGGAACCACAAAGTGATTATCAGT tGTGTTGAGAATGTTTCCAGGCAGAACTGCCCAGTGTGTATGGAG GATATCCACACGTCTCGAATTGGGGCACACGTTCTTCCCTGTGGTCACCTTCTCCATAA GAGCTGTTTTGATGACATGGTCAATACTAG TGCTTATCGCTGCCCTCTTTGCATGCACTCTGTCTGGAACATGGAAGAACACTGGAATCAGATGGACAAAGAGATTGCCCAGTCACCGATGCCCACTGAGTACCAGGGCACCACTGTCAAA ATTATGTGCAATGACTGCCAAGCCCACTGTACAGTGCCTTTTCatgtcctggggatgaagtgtGCTGGCTGCGGCTCCTATAACACTGCACAGGATGGAGGACTCATTCAGCAGCCTCAACAGCAGCCTCAACAGCAGCATCCAGAGCCAGAGAATGACAATGATACAGATACAAATGCAGAGCAGCAACATGATCAATCTGAGTCAGCTTCGCCACATTAG
- the rchy1 gene encoding RING finger and CHY zinc finger domain-containing protein 1 isoform X5, with translation MAARVGCEHYARSCLLKAPCCGKLYVCRLCHDAEENHQMDRFKVEEVQCSECQTLQQAQQACQQCHVQFGEYYCDICHLFDKDKKQYHCHPCGICRIGPREKYFHCEKCNLCLAQDLQGNHKCVENVSRQNCPVCMEDIHTSRIGAHVLPCGHLLHKSCFDDMVNTSAYRCPLCMHSVWNMEEHWNQMDKEIAQSPMPTEYQGTTVKIMCNDCQAHCTVPFHVLGMKCAGCGSYNTAQDGGLIQQPQQQPQQQHPEPENDNDTDTNAEQQHDQSESASPH, from the exons GCACCTTGCTGTGGTAAACTGTATGTGTGTAGGCTGTGCCATGATGCAGAGGAGAACCACCAGATGGACCGATTTAAAGTGGAGGAGGTGCAATGTTCTGAGTGTCAAACATTACAGCAG GCACAACAGGCATGCCAACAGTGTCATGTGCAATTTGGGGAGTATTACTGTGACATTTGCCACTTGTTTGACAAAGATAAAAAACAGTACCACTGTCATCCCTGTGGCATATGTAG GATCGGGCCAAGAGAGAAGTATTTCCATTGTGAGAAGTGCAATTTGTGTTTAGCGCAGGACCTGCAAGGGAACCACAAA tGTGTTGAGAATGTTTCCAGGCAGAACTGCCCAGTGTGTATGGAG GATATCCACACGTCTCGAATTGGGGCACACGTTCTTCCCTGTGGTCACCTTCTCCATAA GAGCTGTTTTGATGACATGGTCAATACTAG TGCTTATCGCTGCCCTCTTTGCATGCACTCTGTCTGGAACATGGAAGAACACTGGAATCAGATGGACAAAGAGATTGCCCAGTCACCGATGCCCACTGAGTACCAGGGCACCACTGTCAAA ATTATGTGCAATGACTGCCAAGCCCACTGTACAGTGCCTTTTCatgtcctggggatgaagtgtGCTGGCTGCGGCTCCTATAACACTGCACAGGATGGAGGACTCATTCAGCAGCCTCAACAGCAGCCTCAACAGCAGCATCCAGAGCCAGAGAATGACAATGATACAGATACAAATGCAGAGCAGCAACATGATCAATCTGAGTCAGCTTCGCCACATTAG